The region TTTGGTCGCATCATGTGCCATCAACAGGGCCGCTTCCTTCGCCACCAGCTTCTCCACCTCACTCTCGTTACTCTTGCTCAGCTCTGCGAATGTAGCTTTCCAGTCTACATGTACTGGCCTTGGCAAGTCCTTTTGCATGACCTGGGTCCGTCTCTTGCGCTCCAAGTACTCGCGGGCTTCGCGGATCTGCCGCTCTCTGCGATCTCGCTCCgccgcatcctcctccgtctcctgCGCAACAGCCGGCTCCTGTTGCTCATCCGGCAGTTCCAATTCCCAGTCGGTTTCCTTGGGTTTGGGAAGGGCGGCAAGTCTTTCCTTGAGTTGGTGTCGGAGAGATAGATCGCGCAGTCTGGCGTCGTTAGGGGTTCCTCCAACCATGGACATTTCATCATCTTTGGCGTTCAGCGCGAAGCTATCGCGAGGCGTGCGATGAGGAGTTTGGCCAACCCTGGCTGGAGTAGCGCCGACCCCATTTGCGCCCGACCGGAAAGGGGTTGCCAGCGGGTTTTCCGTGACTATCACCTGCCTCCGTGGCGCTACCGATTCGAACCCGGTTGAACCTGCACCCTCATGGAGAGGGGTGttctcaccacccaacagAGATGACTGTGTCTCAGTCAAGGCTCTAATGTTCCGGATCTCGTTCGCGATGTGGTCTTCTTCCGCGGGAGCTCGAGGTGTTCTGATCGGCGCGCTGGTGTTGAGCGTTGTGTAATTGCCAACCAAGCCGCGGGTGGCATCATTGTCACTCTCGCGAGCCATCATGCTTGCCCTTTCTCCGATCATGCCCATCTTGACGATTTCCTCCAActcaccctcgccaacctgAGGGGCTGGAAGCACTAGCGCTCTCCTCttgctgctctgctctgcctCGCGCATCTTCTGCATCTGACCAGCCTTGAGCGCTGCCTGCATCGACTGCGAGGGCCCCTCATTCTTTTTTCGCTTCCTATCACcttcctcatcgccctcccccttccgCTTGTTGCCAACTTGCTGCTTCTTGGGGTCGAAATGGGCTCGCTGCCACTCGTTGCGCGCAATCTCCTCAGTCGTATCGTAGAATCCAGGGAcagccttcttttcgaacGGAATATCGGCATTATAGTCCATCTGCCCCTTCTTCCTTGTTGTCACcttgatgttgatgccggCCGTTTTCAGCTCTCGTCGTTTCTGAAGCGCTGCCAGCCGTCTGGACTCCTCCTGCTGTCGTTCACGGGCCTTGCGCTTGGCCTTCTTGCCCTGTGTATTGGCAAGACGGGCGCGCGCCTCGCTCAGCATttccttctcgtcctcgtcgagaTCGATGGTGTCGGGTCGGGCAGGCTTTGTTTCGGGATCGGGATCCACCTCGCCAGGGCGTAAACGACGAACATCATCGGCGGATGGTGCCtgggcttctcctccatcgGGACCGGTCAGACCGAGGGACGAGGCTTCTCGTTGTTCGGCTTCGTCGAGGAGTTTCTGGTAGCGTTCGAGACACTGGTTGGCAGTGCGGCCGACAATCGGGGCGATGGTGCGCCATTGCGTGGGCATCAGCTTTGCCAAATGTAACAACttttcatcctcctccttgctcCACTCGATCTTCTTGATGCTGGGGTCGAGCCACTCGTTCCATCTTGCCTTGCACTGTTTTGGTGTTTTCCGGGCCAAGAGCGACGAGACACGCGCCCACTGGTTCAGCCCGTACTTGCTGACGGACGCCTTGAGAATTTCATCTTCGATGTTCGTCCATACACCTCCTTTTACCACGGGCATCTTGTTTACTGGTCGGTTTGATGGGCCCGGTTGGCGATGATTGTGGAATGTTGAAAAAGTTGGAACAGGCAAGTCACGGAAAAGTGGAAGGCGAAGCTGCGCGCGAGGCTTGGTTTGACGACTGGGCGTTGCACCATTTGATTGGGTGGAAATCCAGATGTAAGGACCCACACAAGCTTTTCAAGATGGCTCTTGGCACTCTTTTGATCCTTGTCAGCCCGCGTCTCCCAGCGCGTCGCAACTGACTTGCTTCCAACTTCCAATTGACAGAATCTCAACCACCGAAGCGCAATCTCAACGGCGACTAATTTTCGGGTATATACTCAGCCATATCTTCCATTCCACTTGATCGAACAATATAGAGCGttgcctttttttctttctctttcgtTAACAGTTTCTACGTCAAAAAGCGAATGTATTGCGCCATTGATAGAGCTGTTCTCTACTCAGAGCATCTTTTCGTCGATACAATAGAAACCAGTGCGTGAGCAAATCCGCAACAATGGCCGACCCAAGCTCCCCGCAACCTCCAAGGGAGACCACGCCTTCCTTGATCTCTTCTATACCTCAAAAGCGTGCGCTCCCAGACGACACCCACAGTCCCGCCGTTCCCTCGCCCCTCAATCCCGATGGGAAATCCCAAAAAGTACAGATTCAGCCAccagcagaagaaggaacAACCATGGGACGAGAGAAACGGACGAAAAAGGAGTCTCTCAAAAAGAGAGAGTCCAAGGGCGCTACGGGAGGTGACAGCTCGAGGGCTTCACCAGCACCCAAGCCGAAAGAGCAACCTAGCGAGATGGCGCCCTTGAGATACAAGCTCGCGCCCCCAAAGATCACCGACTTTGACCTTCCGCGTGGGCCAGTATTCACCAGCCATCACGAGGTACAAGATTCCGAGGGGAGATCAATTGAGTTCTACGAGACGTCAGATCAGTAGGTACTCTCTACCTCCTATTGGTAAAGAGCTTGTCTAACATCATTGCAGTGTCTACAACAAGAAGAACTTCCACTACACCCACTGTATTGCTGATCCCACATTTCCGTCCATGTTCTACTATCGCAACACTGAGCCAGAACCGTATGGCGCCCACTTGAATTTCGAAGATGCCGCCTCGCACATGTATTTCGACCAGCAAGGCACACATGTGACCTCTGATAAGGGCTTCCGGATGGCTCGTGCCAATGTCGCAGTAAGGGAAGGGCGTTGGTACTGGGAGTGCAAGGTCACTCGTGGAAttttgaagaagaaaaacgAAGGCGATCCAGAATCCCATGGGCACATTCGTCTCGGATTTGCGCGTAGGGAAGCCTCCCTCGATGCGCCGGTTGGGTTTGACGCTTACAGCTATGGAATTCGGGACAAATCTGGCCAGAAGATTCACATGTCTCGACCCAAAGACTTTTTCCCCGAAGGCGAGGACATCAAAGAAGGAGACGTGATTGGTCTCGAGATCCAATTACCTTCCGAGCGGCTGCACAGAAAAGTCGTTCAAGGGCACTACAACCCGGCCGTTGATCTCATCGCTGAAGACGAAGGCCATCCCGACGGCATCAGCGAGTACCCCAACATCATCCGCGACCGTATTCCGATCCGCTTCAAAGCTCACATCTACTTTGAAAAGATCGACtaccacaccaccaaagagTTGGAAGAGTTGATGAATCCAAGTTCGGGACCTAACAATTCCTCCGAACCTCCCAACCCGAATCACACCTCTCCAGCGTTGCGCACCCTTCCCAACTCATACATCAAGGTCTACAAGAATGGGAAGTTTATGGGTACTCCCTTCACCGATCTGTTAGCTTTCTTGCCCCCAGCGTCAAGAATGGTGAACAACCAACAAGCTGGCGGTAGCGGTGGGTCCGGCGTGTTGGGCGGCAGAGATGTGCTTGATGATGGGTCGGTGGGGTATTATCCTGCCGTGAGTGTCTTTAGAGGAGGTGCCGTTGAGTGCAATTTTGGGCCCAATTTCTGGTATCCTCCGCCTGAATTttcacagcaacaaccgcaAGGGGAGGATGTGATTGTGGCCGAAGGTGATGCTAGCCAGAAGCCAGAAGCGGGAGAGAATCAGCCACGTGCATTGGCGGATAGATATGACGAGCAAATAGTAGAGGACATTCTCTATGACATTGTCGATGAGGTTGGCTTCTGGTCTTTGGGgctggggagaggtgggagtAAGGATGAAAAGTTGGCTGAAGGAGGGACAGGCCTTGCTATGCCACCAggcggtgggagggaggagatcaaggagttGGTTCAGGATGATTAATTGCTTGCTTGAGAGAACCGAGGCACCAGTCTCATCAAGAGGTGCGGTGACTATCTAATATCAAACTATTCCTCCTTGCTCAACATGAAGATTATCTTCTGGCATGTGATTCTGTATACTTCACTTCTCATTCTGCTTCAGGCAATCATGAAAATGAAAATTCGTAGCTGCCTGATTTGATGTTCTGTAAGTCGCTGCGAATGCCTGGACCCACTTTTGACTTCACCACACAGCTCAcagcccctccatctccctcactTTCAGCACCACTTCAACGCCAAAAAGCTACAGAAATGGACGCCCCAGTGGAAGATTCCGACATCAAACTCCAAAAGGTCTCAGCAGACCTCATATCCGAATTTGACACGCGTCTCCCCCTGTTCTTGTTTCGTCGGCAGCGAAGCGGGGACAGCTCCCAAAAAGTGAGGAAGCAAGTCACAGCAAGAGAAGCAGACGGGTTGATCGCCGGTGTATGTACCCAATCAACTCACTATCAAACGCAAAAAAGTAACCAGAAAAGTGCCTCGACCCCTTCCAAGAactcccccagctcctcgacCCCCACCTCTCCAAATGGATCTcactcctctcctccgcctttgTCTCCTCGctcaacctcgccgccaCCTCGTCCCACTCACTCTCCAACGATTACGACACCGCCAACCTCGAAAAAGAAGCGCTCCTCATCCCGCTGACCCAGGCCATCAGCAAAATAATCTACACCCTCTGCAAGATTCGCGGTGAAAAGGTCGTGGTACGGTTCCTCGGGAACGAAGTCTCCTGGCTGGAACCCCTGCTGTCATTTACAGAACAATGccaaaaaaccaaaacatGGGAAGAGAGGTATGTCGGGCTGCTGTGGTTGAGCCATTTGCTGTTTGCGCCTTTTGACCTGGCCACCATTTCATCAAACAACTACGAGGATgcggatgatgaagacgaagacgaagagaagaagacggtggtggaggggctggaCCTGCAGTGGGAGAAACTACCGGGAATCACGGTTCGGGTCTTGCCTCTGGCGATTCGGTATCTGGCTAGCCCGGGGAAGGAAAGAGACGCGGCCAAGGCTCTGCTGGTCAGGTTGGCGCTGAGGAGGGACATGCAAGAACTGGGAGTGTTGGATGCTATGGTCAGGTGGGCGCTCAAAGCGCTGAGGCCAAAGCAGGAGAAGACGCCGTATCATTACATTGGTGTGTTGAGCTTTCTGGCGGGGGTGTTGACTTCTTCGGCGGATACGTCGGATATGGATCCGTacttggtgatggtttttCATGCTGTTCATGGGGCTGCTGAGAACAGTCAGGAGAGCGTCATGGCGTCTGCGTTGGCAAGGAAGGCGGTTATCAAGGTTATAAGGGCCGTGGCGGTGTTGTTTTTGAGGGAAAACAAGGATTTGTATGAGGATATTGTCGGGTTGGGGCTGGTGGAAACGACGATTGGGTTTTTGTTGGATTGTCTTGGGGACAATGACACCCCCGTGAGGTTTGCGGCCAGCAAGGCGCTGAGCATCATTGCGTTGAGGTTGGATCAGTACATGGCCAGCCAGGTCGTGGAGGCCGTGCTGGAGGGACTGAACAAGAATGTGTTGAAGGGTAGAGAGACGCCTGGAAAGAAGGACTTGAGTGCGGTCAACCCGTTGGAGTGGCATGGGTTGATGCTCACCCTCTCACACCTGTTGTATCGGAGGTCACCACCGGCTGATCAGCTGGCTGAGATCGTCCAGGCACTTATTACGGGACTGTCATTTGAACGCAGAGCTCTCTCGGGAGGCTCGTCGGGGACAAACGTTAGGGATGCAGCATGCTTTGGAATATGGGCCATGGCCAGGAGATACACCACGAAAGAACTGCTTGCAGTCCCGACAGAGTCCATGATCATAGGGGCGCATGCTCCGGGTAGCTCTGTCTTGCAAATCACAGCTACGGAGCTAGTTGCGGCTGCTTGCCTGGATCCTGCGGGCAATATCAGACGTGGCTCCTCAGCTGCGCTCCAAGAGCTGATCGGGCGACATCCCGACACAGTCACAGAAGGCATCTGGGTTGTGCAAACGGTGGACTATCACGCTGTTGCCTTGAGAGCCAGAGCGCTCCAGGAGGTTGCTCTGGGTGTCACCAAGCTTTCACCACGATATGGTGAGGCTATACTGGAGGCGTTGCTCGGATGGCGAGGTgtcggtgatgttgatgctgctTCCAGACGGGCGGTCGGGGCTTCTTTCGGGGCGTTGACTGCAGAGTTGGCCTTGACAACCCCGGATCCCCTCAAGAGGCTTCGACAATCAGTCAGCTTAGCCAGAGGCGTCTTAACATCTCTCCAAGCGCGTCAGGTGGAGGAAAGACATGGCTTGTTGATGAGTATAGCTGGTGTGTTCGATGGATTTCCCAAAGTTGTCGGCGGGCAGGCGGATTACAAAAGCGAAAGCCTCATCAGCTTTGTCAACTCTTCCGCAGACGGGGTGCTCGAAATTCTCGAAGACTGCAACGCAAAGACTTATCGGCGTCCAGAACTTGTCGCGGAAGGAGCCAGCAGGCTGATAATTTCTGCGGCCCCTATCCTCCAAGCTGTTATGTCCACTTCCGGTGTTCAAAATTCGCCCACAGCAATAGTATCTGGGCCAGAACTGATAGAAGAAAACGCAGGCGAGATCACCCAGCTGGTGAAGGCCCtaggagaaagagaaggccCAGTCAAGGGATTTGTCAAGCTCACGAGAACATACCTGGCAAAGTGGCTTCTCACGCAAGAGCCGGACCTGATCACACCTGCTGCAGACGCAGCTCTCACTATGCTCATATTTAGCGACGATGGTGAGCGTGAAGAAATTGTCAGGGAGTGGGCAGGAATTGTTCGGCACCGCCCGACATCATCCAGAGTTGCCACATGGGGCGGGCACTTCTCTGCACTTGCCATGTCCTACTCGATAGCCTCCACCCTCCAAACGGTTCAAATCAAGAACTTGATCTGTGATTCATTTGTGGAGAGGTGGAACACGGATCCATATACTGATGTTCATGTTGCTGTCCTTCAGAGTCTTACGAGGAGCAACAGCAAGAGCGGTTTGCTGAGGGACAATACGGATATTTTCCTACCTCTGATAGCAGAGGGCCTGGATGACTACACCACCACGGCACAAGGCGATGTTGGTTCTATGGTGAGGTTCCAAGCCATCCGGGCGACAAAAGCCTTGTGGACAGAGCCACCTTCTGGGCCATTGGTCGAAGGTTTAATCCTGAGGATCCTGCGCCTGGCAGCAGAGAAACTGGACAGAGTGCGTGCAGAGGCCCAGGTTGCC is a window of Podospora pseudopauciseta strain CBS 411.78 chromosome 1, whole genome shotgun sequence DNA encoding:
- the CEF1 gene encoding Pre-mRNA-splicing factor cef1 (EggNog:ENOG503NU2G; BUSCO:EOG09261CXQ; COG:K), which codes for MPVVKGGVWTNIEDEILKASVSKYGLNQWARVSSLLARKTPKQCKARWNEWLDPSIKKIEWSKEEDEKLLHLAKLMPTQWRTIAPIVGRTANQCLERYQKLLDEAEQREASSLGLTGPDGGEAQAPSADDVRRLRPGEVDPDPETKPARPDTIDLDEDEKEMLSEARARLANTQGKKAKRKARERQQEESRRLAALQKRRELKTAGINIKVTTRKKGQMDYNADIPFEKKAVPGFYDTTEEIARNEWQRAHFDPKKQQVGNKRKGEGDEEGDRKRKKNEGPSQSMQAALKAGQMQKMREAEQSSKRRALVLPAPQVGEGELEEIVKMGMIGERASMMARESDNDATRGLVGNYTTLNTSAPIRTPRAPAEEDHIANEIRNIRALTETQSSLLGGENTPLHEGAGSTGFESVAPRRQVIVTENPLATPFRSGANGVGATPARVGQTPHRTPRDSFALNAKDDEMSMVGGTPNDARLRDLSLRHQLKERLAALPKPKETDWELELPDEQQEPAVAQETEEDAAERDRRERQIREAREYLERKRRTQVMQKDLPRPVHVDWKATFAELSKSNESEVEKLVAKEAALLMAHDATKYPLPGAPPNVKPVDIARFEDDSLEEARLQILMEMREKPKPEAVQAVYNRNNTNALLMGLGCYDDEDDSGEEQNIAIMRSALDTAIDALIASAEKGNKLEKKLNLHLGGYKNRAEMLRKKIGEAHEALEKARAALSGFKVLQTSEEAAIQRRLGALRAEVAFVSTREREAQEQYRKMRAELEELTLNGGRINGH
- the ASH2 gene encoding transcription factor, contains a PHD finger motif (COG:B; COG:K; BUSCO:EOG09262X7T; EggNog:ENOG503NZB5) codes for the protein MADPSSPQPPRETTPSLISSIPQKRALPDDTHSPAVPSPLNPDGKSQKVQIQPPAEEGTTMGREKRTKKESLKKRESKGATGGDSSRASPAPKPKEQPSEMAPLRYKLAPPKITDFDLPRGPVFTSHHEVQDSEGRSIEFYETSDHVYNKKNFHYTHCIADPTFPSMFYYRNTEPEPYGAHLNFEDAASHMYFDQQGTHVTSDKGFRMARANVAVREGRWYWECKVTRGILKKKNEGDPESHGHIRLGFARREASLDAPVGFDAYSYGIRDKSGQKIHMSRPKDFFPEGEDIKEGDVIGLEIQLPSERLHRKVVQGHYNPAVDLIAEDEGHPDGISEYPNIIRDRIPIRFKAHIYFEKIDYHTTKELEELMNPSSGPNNSSEPPNPNHTSPALRTLPNSYIKVYKNGKFMGTPFTDLLAFLPPASRMVNNQQAGGSGGSGVLGGRDVLDDGSVGYYPAVSVFRGGAVECNFGPNFWYPPPEFSQQQPQGEDVIVAEGDASQKPEAGENQPRALADRYDEQIVEDILYDIVDEVGFWSLGLGRGGSKDEKLAEGGTGLAMPPGGGREEIKELVQDD
- a CDS encoding hypothetical protein (BUSCO:EOG09260APA; COG:O; EggNog:ENOG503NWFH), whose translation is MDAPVEDSDIKLQKVSADLISEFDTRLPLFLFRRQRSGDSSQKVRKQVTAREADGLIAGCLDPFQELPQLLDPHLSKWISLLSSAFVSSLNLAATSSHSLSNDYDTANLEKEALLIPLTQAISKIIYTLCKIRGEKVVVRFLGNEVSWLEPLLSFTEQCQKTKTWEERYVGLLWLSHLLFAPFDLATISSNNYEDADDEDEDEEKKTVVEGLDLQWEKLPGITVRVLPLAIRYLASPGKERDAAKALLVRLALRRDMQELGVLDAMVRWALKALRPKQEKTPYHYIGVLSFLAGVLTSSADTSDMDPYLVMVFHAVHGAAENSQESVMASALARKAVIKVIRAVAVLFLRENKDLYEDIVGLGLVETTIGFLLDCLGDNDTPVRFAASKALSIIALRLDQYMASQVVEAVLEGLNKNVLKGRETPGKKDLSAVNPLEWHGLMLTLSHLLYRRSPPADQLAEIVQALITGLSFERRALSGGSSGTNVRDAACFGIWAMARRYTTKELLAVPTESMIIGAHAPGSSVLQITATELVAAACLDPAGNIRRGSSAALQELIGRHPDTVTEGIWVVQTVDYHAVALRARALQEVALGVTKLSPRYGEAILEALLGWRGVGDVDAASRRAVGASFGALTAELALTTPDPLKRLRQSVSLARGVLTSLQARQVEERHGLLMSIAGVFDGFPKVVGGQADYKSESLISFVNSSADGVLEILEDCNAKTYRRPELVAEGASRLIISAAPILQAVMSTSGVQNSPTAIVSGPELIEENAGEITQLVKALGEREGPVKGFVKLTRTYLAKWLLTQEPDLITPAADAALTMLIFSDDGEREEIVREWAGIVRHRPTSSRVATWGGHFSALAMSYSIASTLQTVQIKNLICDSFVERWNTDPYTDVHVAVLQSLTRSNSKSGLLRDNTDIFLPLIAEGLDDYTTTAQGDVGSMVRFQAIRATKALWTEPPSGPLVEGLILRILRLAAEKLDRVRAEAQVALSLVLKPEFRAPFLQTTFSSTAYFTSLLSLPSKLLDSVSSSTLFSNPQEWLCPLLSGYVSSADTGNEELVIATRSALLSHCLASPDITLDIVTALISNLRTHQKNDRVLVPTLEVLRFLLDMSVVSPEGINWKTLCLLVQKAAYKTGNVRKLEACIGLYGGVVLQGEGEGREEAKKRLGALMVHPWPRVRSAVVDQLWRVYSSGSNGEEEKGGKLLGTDWGATNKGSIQQLVNELGLTGA